Proteins from one Gossypium raimondii isolate GPD5lz chromosome 8, ASM2569854v1, whole genome shotgun sequence genomic window:
- the LOC105791062 gene encoding uncharacterized protein LOC105791062 isoform X1: MFCFRSNPYALFFLFFFSLFLFGHETGSQALNVQTLNISGYCKSFVFGEREQSEVLAWRKTERRNLAEGSEGDNNSSLILAEKRTYRRDPLNDFHKYTGGWNISNEHYWASVGFTAAPFFVIAAVWFVIFALCLFIICIRHCCCQLNSYGYSRTAYALSLIFLILFTIAAIAGCVVLYTGQGKFHGSTTDTLDYAVSKADLTAENLRNVSDYLSAAKKISVDSAILPLDVQKSIDDIDRKINSSASTLSHQTADNKEKIQHGLDRMRLALIILAAVMLFLAFLGFLFSILGLQCQVYTLVILGWILVTGTFILCGVFHLLHNVAGDACVAMDQWVQNPTAHTALDDILPCVDNATAQETLSRSKNVTHQLVNVVNGVINNVFNRNFPPALSPLYFNQSGPLVPVLCNPFHSNLTNRDCAFGEVTLHNATEVWKKYICEVSGSGVCSTPGRLTPQFYTQMSAAVNVSYGLYRYGPFLVNLQDCTFVRDAFTDISHDYCPDLRHYSQWIYIGLVIVSAAVMLSLIFWVIYARERRHRVYTKQYDGRSEGQYKGR, from the exons atgttTTGTTTCAGATCAAACCCTTATgcattgttttttcttttctttttttctttgtttctttttggaCATGAAACAGGTTCTCAAGCTTTAAATGTCCAGACTTTGAATATTTCAG GGTATTGTAAAAGTTTTGTGTTTGGGGAGAGAGAGCAGAGTGAAGTGTTAGCATGGAGGAAGACAGAAAGGAGGAACCTTGCAGAGGGAAGTGAAGGAGACAACAACTCGTCTTTGATTTTGGCTGAAAAAAGGACTTACAGGAGAGACCCTCTTAATGACTTTCACAAGTACACTGGTGGCTGGAATATCAGCAATGAACACTACTGGGCT TCTGTGGGTTTTACGGCGGCTCCTTTCTTTGTCATTGCTGCAGTCTGGTTTGTGATATTCGCACTATGCTTGTTCATCATATGCATCCGTCATTGCTGCTGTCAACTAAATTCTTATGGCTACTCTCGGACAGCTTATGCGCTATCCCTTATTTTCCTCATTCTCTTCACCATTGCTGCAAT TGCCGGGTGTGTCGTGCTGTACACTGGTCAGGGAAAATTTCATGGCAGTACAACAGACACACTGGATTATGCGGTTAGTAAGGCAGATCTCACTGCTGAAAACCTCAGGAATGTGTCAGATTATCTTTCTGCAGCTAAGAAAATTAGCGTGGATTCAGCTATTTTGCCATTAGATGTCCAAAAAAGCATTGATGATATCGATAGGAAGATAAACTCTTCGGCTTCAACTCTTTCACATCAAACGGCtgataataaagaaaaaattcaacatgGCTTAGACAGAAT GAGATTGGCTCTCATCATTCTTGCTGCTGTGATGCTCTTTTTGGCATTTCTCGGATtct TATTCTCCATTCTTGGATTGCAGTGCCAGGTTTACAC GCTAGTCATCCTTGGCTGGATTCTTGTTACTGGTACATTTATTTTATGCGGAGTATTTCACCTCCTCCACAA TGTTGCTGGAGATGCATGTGTTGCCATGGATCAATGGGTCCAGAATCCCACTGCCCATACCGCATTGGATGACATTCTTCCCTGTGTGGACAATGCAACAGCCCAAGAGACCTTGTCACGATCCAAGAATGTCACTCATCAACTTGTAAATGTCGTGAATGGTGTCATCAATAATGTTTTCAACCGAAATTTCCCACCAGCATTGTCaccattatattttaatcaatctggTCCATTGGTGCCAGTTCTCTGCAATCCATTTCATTCGAATCTTACAAACAGAGACTGTGCATTTGGTGAAGTTACTTTGCATAATGCCACAGAG GTTTGGAAGAAGTATATATGTGAGGTTTCGGGCTCTGGGGTATGTTCTACACCTGGGCGGTTGACCCCTCAATTTTACACTCAGATGTCGGCAGCAGTGAATGTGAGTTATGGTTTGTATCGCTATGGTCCGTTCTTGGTTAACTTGCAAGACTGCACATTTGTACGGGATGCGTTCACGGATATCAGTCATGATTATTGTCCCGATCTGCGGCACTATAGTCAATGGATCTACATTGGATTAGTAATTGTATCGGCTGCTGTGATGCTGTCATTGATCTTCTGGGTAATCTATGCAAGAGAGAGAAGGCACCGTGTGTACACTAAGCAGTATGATGGTAGATCCGAAGGCCAATACAAAGGTCGATAA
- the LOC105791062 gene encoding uncharacterized protein LOC105791062 isoform X2, with amino-acid sequence MTFTSTLVAGISAMNTTGLLWVLRRLLSLSLLQSAYALSLIFLILFTIAAIAGCVVLYTGQGKFHGSTTDTLDYAVSKADLTAENLRNVSDYLSAAKKISVDSAILPLDVQKSIDDIDRKINSSASTLSHQTADNKEKIQHGLDRMRLALIILAAVMLFLAFLGFLFSILGLQCQVYTLVILGWILVTGTFILCGVFHLLHNVAGDACVAMDQWVQNPTAHTALDDILPCVDNATAQETLSRSKNVTHQLVNVVNGVINNVFNRNFPPALSPLYFNQSGPLVPVLCNPFHSNLTNRDCAFGEVTLHNATEVWKKYICEVSGSGVCSTPGRLTPQFYTQMSAAVNVSYGLYRYGPFLVNLQDCTFVRDAFTDISHDYCPDLRHYSQWIYIGLVIVSAAVMLSLIFWVIYARERRHRVYTKQYDGRSEGQYKGR; translated from the exons ATGACTTTCACAAGTACACTGGTGGCTGGAATATCAGCAATGAACACTACTGGGCT TCTGTGGGTTTTACGGCGGCTCCTTTCTTTGTCATTGCTGCAGTCTG CTTATGCGCTATCCCTTATTTTCCTCATTCTCTTCACCATTGCTGCAAT TGCCGGGTGTGTCGTGCTGTACACTGGTCAGGGAAAATTTCATGGCAGTACAACAGACACACTGGATTATGCGGTTAGTAAGGCAGATCTCACTGCTGAAAACCTCAGGAATGTGTCAGATTATCTTTCTGCAGCTAAGAAAATTAGCGTGGATTCAGCTATTTTGCCATTAGATGTCCAAAAAAGCATTGATGATATCGATAGGAAGATAAACTCTTCGGCTTCAACTCTTTCACATCAAACGGCtgataataaagaaaaaattcaacatgGCTTAGACAGAAT GAGATTGGCTCTCATCATTCTTGCTGCTGTGATGCTCTTTTTGGCATTTCTCGGATtct TATTCTCCATTCTTGGATTGCAGTGCCAGGTTTACAC GCTAGTCATCCTTGGCTGGATTCTTGTTACTGGTACATTTATTTTATGCGGAGTATTTCACCTCCTCCACAA TGTTGCTGGAGATGCATGTGTTGCCATGGATCAATGGGTCCAGAATCCCACTGCCCATACCGCATTGGATGACATTCTTCCCTGTGTGGACAATGCAACAGCCCAAGAGACCTTGTCACGATCCAAGAATGTCACTCATCAACTTGTAAATGTCGTGAATGGTGTCATCAATAATGTTTTCAACCGAAATTTCCCACCAGCATTGTCaccattatattttaatcaatctggTCCATTGGTGCCAGTTCTCTGCAATCCATTTCATTCGAATCTTACAAACAGAGACTGTGCATTTGGTGAAGTTACTTTGCATAATGCCACAGAG GTTTGGAAGAAGTATATATGTGAGGTTTCGGGCTCTGGGGTATGTTCTACACCTGGGCGGTTGACCCCTCAATTTTACACTCAGATGTCGGCAGCAGTGAATGTGAGTTATGGTTTGTATCGCTATGGTCCGTTCTTGGTTAACTTGCAAGACTGCACATTTGTACGGGATGCGTTCACGGATATCAGTCATGATTATTGTCCCGATCTGCGGCACTATAGTCAATGGATCTACATTGGATTAGTAATTGTATCGGCTGCTGTGATGCTGTCATTGATCTTCTGGGTAATCTATGCAAGAGAGAGAAGGCACCGTGTGTACACTAAGCAGTATGATGGTAGATCCGAAGGCCAATACAAAGGTCGATAA